The window GTGGAGTCGAGTTATCCAGATCCTCAAAACTTATGAAAGAGCATCTAGTCAGATGTTGAATAAAAAGAATACCTCAATTTTCTTCAGTATAAATACCCCAGCTGATGTTCAAGATACTTTACTTAAGATAGTTGGGGTTAAATCAATAGGCTCATATGAGAAGTACTTTGGACTTCCAGCAGTGGTGGGGAGATCAAAAGTGACTACATTTCATTCCCTTATTGACATGATTTGGGCTAGAATAACAAATTGGAAAACCAAATTCTTATTAGTTGTAGGAAAACAAATTCTATTCAAAGCTGTCCTCCAAGCCATACCAATATATACTATGAGGATTTTTCTACTTCCTCATTCAATTACTCAAAGGCTtaataaacttttaaaaaagttCTGATGGGGTTATAATGAAGATTATTCGAAGATTCAATGGGTTAAGTGGAATCAGATGGGACAATTAAAGGAAATAGGGGACTTGGGCTTTAGAGATTTCAGAAGCTTCAATGTGGCAATGCTATCAAAATAAAGTTGGCACATTTTAAAGAATCCAGACTCTCTCCTAGCTCAAGTATTCAAGCATAAATTCTTCCATAAGGTTGATTTTCTTGATGTTAAGTTGGGACCTAGGCCTTCTTTTGCCTGTAGGTGTCTGTTTGCAGGACATCAACTTTTAAAGAATGAATTAGTGTGAAGAATTGACAATGGACAACAAGTCAGGAGCTGGGAAGATAAATGGCTCCATCGACCTCGCTCTCATATGATCCAATCTCAAAGAGTGGCCAGTGGTGAGTATGAGTATGTGGCAAATTTTATAGATGCTGATTTGAAGGAATGGAAGGAAGAGGCCCTTACAAATCTATTTTCTCCCTCCGAAGTTGAAGTCATTAAGTTAATTGCAATTAGTCTTGGTGGCAGAGAAGATAAAATGGTATGGCATTATACAACCAATGGAGTCTTTACAGTGCCAAGCGCATATCACCTACACAAGGATCTAGAGACTAAACATGTTGGGGAATCTTCATGTGGGAGCTTGCACAGTGATATCTAGAAATCTATTTGGATCCTAAAAGTGCCTAATGTAGTGAAGATGTTTATTTGGAGAGCTTGTAGAGATGCTTTACCCACTTTTGCAAATCTGTGGAGAAGGAAGGTGATCCAAGAGGCTTAGTGTCGTACATGTAAAACTTTCTCTGAAACTAGGGGTGGGCGGCCCCGCCCCCCTCGCCGCTGCCTCCGCACCGAGCAATTCAAGGGGCCCCCCCGCATCTAGGGGTCCTAGCGGGGGCGGGTGACAGGGAGGCCCAACCCCGCCCCGCATTTCCCCCGCCTCGTCCCGTccccatttttatatatatatatatataaacataaatatctatttatattttacaaattttatatatataaatatatattacaatttgttagacttgttcacaaaatatgcattgacaatttaaaaattacatagtttaaaaattaatacactataatttacacaaaatatgcactaacaaatttaaaaattacatagtttttaaattatagtcatatttaaaaaaatttaaatttataatttagatctaaaaatgtattcttgcacttataaataatttttaaataaaataaatatagtattttttttaagtgaaaataagTGGGACGGATTGGGAATCCGCCCCtcaccccgcccccgcatcccGGGGgcgggggtgaaaaccccatcCCCCGCCCATTGCGGGGCGGGGTGAGCATGTTCTATGGAATTGTGAAGCAACATGAGATGTTTGGAGTCAAGGTTGTCGAAGAATTCAGAAAATGAAAGGTACTAATGATTCTTTCTTTGAGGTATGgagtttttttattcaaaaatccgAGTCAGGAAGAACTTGCTGAACCTGTTGCTATAGCTAGACTAATCTGGCTGAGAAGGAATAATGTGATAAATGGTCAAGATTTTTCTCATCCAAACTTTATTCACAATAAAGCTAAAGAGGAGAGGTATTTCTTCAAAGATGTGCATGAGAAGCAACTAGTTAAAGCATCTACTAAGACAAGTATGACATATGTGTGGCAGAAACCTCCAAAGGGTATTTACAAAGTGAATTGGGATGATGCCACGAGCAAAGCTTATGGAAAAATTGGAATAGGGGCTATCATAAGGGATTCCAATGGCAATGTTATTGGAACACTTAGAGCTTCACATGACCTGACTACAAATCCTTTTATAGCAAAGGCATATGCACTCATGCTAGTAGTATTGTTCAGTTGAGACGTGGGAATTAAACAACTTATCATGGAAGGTGATGCTCTTTAGATAGTGAACAATCTTAGTAAGCCTACTACTGACTGGAGCCAAGGAGGTTTACTGGTTGAAGATGCAAAAAATATGCTCAATTCCTTTGCTATATGGTCTGCTTGCCACATTAAGAGAGAGGCTAACAGGGCTGCACATAACTTAGCTAGAGATGCTCTTAAGTTGAATGAAGACTTGTATGATTTGGAAGAAATTCCTTCTTGCATTCAGTCCACTGTCTTAAATGACATGATGTAAGTCTCATTTGAgtaataatattactatttttttaaaaaaaaaaagaaaattataaaatttaacttcgaaaaaaattataaaatttaaaatttaaaatttaaatttaaagaaaatggcaaaATGATTGTTAcacgtaaaattataaataaatgtagcactattcttattaatttatttgataagtTAGAGGACTCATTTCTACAATTATTAATTGAGAATTCTAGTCATAAAAGGACTACAcaaaagtaattctacatactGATGTAGTTTGATATGATtcatcaaattgtaaatttacttttattgttAAGTATATATAACGAATCTGATGAAATTACGTCAGTTTGTGtgattacttttatttaattactttgtAGATGTAGCACTCctcttactattattattattattattttgaagcaTTAgctcttattaattaatttccctcattatttattttttaataattaaaaaatataatattgaaatgtgtgcagtttggatagtgagatgagatgaaataattttagatgaaagttgaataaaatattgttaaaatattattttttaatattattattattttgagatttgaaaaaattgaattatttattatattttgtgtgcgaatttaaaaaaaaattataatgatgagttaagattatatgagatgagataaaatactttcacgATTCAAATGAGGTCatagctcgtttggatagtgagatgatgagataaaattaaataattttatattagttaaataaaatattgttagaatattattttttaatattattattattttacgacttgaaaaagttaaattttttattttattttatataaaaatttaaaaaaatttaataacgagataagataaaataaattaaaattatttttatattcaaacggAGGGTAAATGTATATTAGTCTAATCTAAACCATTGGGAGTGGAAAATGGGGGCAATGTCAGTCTCGTAATTTATCATCATCGTAGCCGTGACTATAAAGTCCCATTTTCTCGTTGAAACCCTTTTCTCCAGCCACTTTGGACATCTAGTTTTggggttttagggtttttgcATAAAATCCTAACTTTTCTCAATCTGTTTCCCAAAGCCAGCCATGACTGCTCAAACCCAGGAAGAGCTCCTCGCTGCCCATCTCGAACAGCAAAAGATCGAtgtatctctctccctctctctatgcgtgtgtgtgtgtatatatatatatatatatatatatatcagtaatACACTAGATCCCTTTAGTTTTATAATTCTGCATCATTTGGGACACtggaaatgattttcttttaactgCGAGTTGGTGTTTTAGACAGCTATACGTGCGTCGGATCGTAATGATTTCGGTACCCAACTGTTTGCTTTCCCAGAATCTGATTGAACTTCGGTCgggaaattgaaatgaatttattatattcGGGCATTGAGTGAGAAGTACACGTAAGTGAGTTTTAGCATGTAAGACTGGATTGATGACTTGGGAAGCTACAGTGATGGCAATGCGATGGTTGTAATGTGATACTGGTTCTGTTAAATAGATGGTTATCAAATAGGAGTTGTATGCGTAATATAGTTCAAGAGTGTAAAGTAAAAACGATAGTCATAATGGTGTGTGAAGGATATATGTCAATATGCTAATGTATATAGGGGTGGGTGTTCCGGGAATATGCAAGGATTTATGGAAGAAAAATCTGTAGTTGATTGGATTACAAgtgtttttttcattatttggaAGAGTTTTGGTAGTGTAAATGGGGATCTCTTGGAATATTCTTTAGAATAGACAGACCCAAAATATGCTATTACGCTCTTGGCAACCTCTTGATTGAAGTTgtataggaaaataattttcaaaggtCAATCGTATTTTCTGGTTATCATTGCATTCTTCTTTATTATCCCCATGCATGAACATgcctttgcatattttttttttctgtttactTTAGTGAAGCCATAGTGGAGAAAAGTGGTTATCCATTTTTTAATGGCACAGCTATTAGGAACTCAACAAAATAACAGACTAAATGTTCATCATATTTGCACGAGTGATTTTAGATGCTTTGAAACTAATTGCTGGTAATGCTGTATTTTAAATGTGTTACTCATTCTCTTGTCATTGTTTGCTTACCAATACAAACTACTGGCTGTAAGATTTTAATTGTTCTTTCTATTTGGGTAGCCTGATGAGCCTGtagttgaagatgaagatgacgatgacgaagatgatgacgatgatgatgacAAGGATGACGATGAAGCTGAGGGTAAGTTCATTTTGAATGATGTTTTGTTTCTGTGTTTCCTCATATGTTAACAAAAAAATGtcttgatgaaatgaaatgaaagaaactttgtttaataaaaaagtgaatgTATGAAGTTATCTTTTTGCATCCGAATTTAATCTTGTTCAAAATATACTAAATGTGCAATAatcattaaaacaaaagatgatattaacttcatttatttaattaagtaatatattggttactttttcaatttttttttttatattatcaggACAACATGACGGAGATGCCAGTGGTAGGTCAAAGCAAAGCAGAAGTGAAAAGAAAAGCAGGAAAGCAATGTTGAAACTTGGCATGAAACCTATCCTGGGTGTTAGCCGGGTCACTGTCAAAAAGAGCAAGAACGTTGGTGCCTCTTCAACTATGATTTCCATTTATTGTCTATAGTGTCTTTGGTCTAACATATACTGCCACTTGAATCAGATATTGTTTGTCATCTCAAAACCAGATGTTTTCAAGAGTCCAACTTCAGACACGTATGTAATCTTTGGGGAGGCAAAGATCGAGGATTTGAGCTCTCAACTGCAGAGTCAGGCTGCAGAGCAGTTTAAGGCTCCCGATCTCAGCCATGTGATTTCCAAACCCGAGTCTTCATCTGTGGCACAAGATGATGAAGAAGTAGATGACACGGGGGTTGAACCAAAGGACATTGAGCTGGTGATGACACAAGCAGGAGTCTCTAGGCCAAAGGCTGTGAAAGCATTGAAGGCTGCGGATGGGGACATAGTTTCAGCCATCATGGACCTTACCAACTAAGAGAagcttttaatatttttttatgtttcataAATTAGCAGTTCTTATGTGGTTTCTTGATCATGTGAGCTTTATGAAGGtggatcttttttttcttttcctttttttttcaatattactgaatttctatttttctttgttctttctgtTGTACTTGTAACGAACCGAGAAATGCATTGAGTGATGTTTCTCTATACATGCCCGTCTTCAAGTTTGGGGATTTTGCTGATTATATGAGTTCACATGAATTCCAAAAATGTTTTATATCCTACAAGGAAAGATACATCAACCTTTACCAGACTCTGTAATTTCAGTTTGAAGGTGTTAATTACGAGCCCATTTGTCAGGGCATTATAAGTTTTCCCTAAAAAAATCTACTGTTTCCTGTATCACGCCATGTTACGCTTGATGGTACATAGCCCCAAATCAACTAAAAGATTGTGCAGGAATCTCTCTCGTCGAGAAATCGACTAAAAGCTTGTGCAGAAATCAAGTGAAGGCAATGAGGACTGAGTGAAAACGCAATGATCCTGAACAGGTTGCGTTGATTTGCATAAAGACATAATGAATTCacataaaagaaacaagaaaaaggacGCAAAGGAggaacaaaataattatatcgaGCAAGAAGGAAGCTTGATACATGCAGCGTCCAGCGGATatcctcatttttttctctagtAGAagcaatcttttattttatttttcttttcttttcgtttttgcAGAAGAGCGCGGCACCCCAATTTCATTCATATGCCTCCAGTCAGAACAATCTAAGACGCCAGTTTGAATTATGTTGATGCTCTTTGAAAACGTAAGTAGCTGCTAAGCTGAGTATGAAGAAGTGATGGCAGGTTGCGGCGCCAGTATAAGTGAAAGGCTCCAACCAGAAGCAGCGAAGACTTAAAGATGTCACATGATGACTTGCTGGTTGTAGTCTGAACCATTAAGCTTTGCCCGACATTGAGGCTTGTAGCTTAGAGATAGACGCATGCAACAAGTTGGGCTTCAGCATCCAAGAAGCCAACTGAGAGCCTGAGAGCTGTTGACAACTTCTGGGGGATAAAGCTTTTGCTATATCACAATCCAACTATATCCTGGGTCTTTTGAAACACCTCTTCTGATCATCCCCCTCCTCACCTTTGCAGCATCTTCCCAACTGCCCCCTTCAGAATAAACCTTCGCTAACAGTACATAAGCCGCATCATTCTCAGGGACCATCTTGAGTAATTTCTCAGCTGCCCATTGTCCTATCTCTCTGTTCCCATGTATCCTACAACCACTAAGCAAGGATCTCCAAATAGCCGGCCAGGGAGGAAAAGGCATCACTTCTATTATACTTTTAGCAACATCAAGATATCCATTTCGTGACAACATATCAACTAAGCAACCATAGTTATCAGGAGATGGTTCCATATCATAATGTAAGTTAATCGATTCAAACAGAAGACAGCCTTGATCAACAAGACCCATATGACTACAAGCTGATATAACTGCCACAAATGTGGCTTGGCTGGGCTGTAGATTTGCCAACTTCATTTTCTTAAAGATTTCCAGGGCTTCCACAATAAGACCATGATTGGCATAAGCCATGATCATAGTATTATAAATAATCACGTCATCAGATACAAATGACTGATTGAAAGCCATCCTTGAGCTTGCAATGTCCCCGCATTTTGCATAAGCATCTATAAGTGCACTAGAAACAAACACATCTTTGTCAAATGccatttttataacatgtgaATGGACAGACTTAGTTTGGTAATAAGCTGCAACATCAGCATAGCTATTCAAAATGCTACCAAAAATCTGCTCAGCAGGCTTCTCGCCTGTTTTTATTAGAGAGTTGAATAACCTGATAGCTTCATAATTATGACCTTGATGTACCAATGCAGATATCATGACCCCCCAAGATGCCAAATCAAGTCTGTCAAGCCCATTAAGAAATTCAAAGGAATCATCAAGTAGGCCAAATGTAATATAAGCTTTAATTAATGAACTGCGGACATAACCATGAGAAGAGAAGCCGGACTTAACAATAGCACCATGAATTTCTATCCCCATCTGTTGATTTCCACATTTGCAAGAAGCCTCCAAAATGCTGGAGAAGGTGCATTCATCTGCTTTAACTCCCAACTCCCATAAATTACAGAAAACCTTTAGGGCTTCCATGTATCTACTTGCTACATTATATCCCAAAATCAACTCGTTCCAAGAAATAATGTTTCTGAGGAGTATGCTGTCAAACACTAAACGTGCCATCTCCATTGCCCCACATCTAGAGAACATATTGATTGCAGAGCTTGTGATATTATCGTCATCAAAAAACCCAAAACGTAGGGCaagtgaaaaaaattgaatcccAAGATTGAGATTCATTAGCTCCCCACACTTTCTAAACAGTACTATGAATGTGATAT is drawn from Juglans regia cultivar Chandler chromosome 5, Walnut 2.0, whole genome shotgun sequence and contains these coding sequences:
- the LOC108989434 gene encoding nascent polypeptide-associated complex subunit alpha-like protein 1, producing MTAQTQEELLAAHLEQQKIDPDEPVVEDEDDDDEDDDDDDDKDDDEAEGQHDGDASGRSKQSRSEKKSRKAMLKLGMKPILGVSRVTVKKSKNILFVISKPDVFKSPTSDTYVIFGEAKIEDLSSQLQSQAAEQFKAPDLSHVISKPESSSVAQDDEEVDDTGVEPKDIELVMTQAGVSRPKAVKALKAADGDIVSAIMDLTN
- the LOC108989418 gene encoding pentatricopeptide repeat-containing protein At3g09040, mitochondrial-like, with amino-acid sequence MIILRLPLSASKLKIYSICLNKHYQFQTIFKHQHRRYYSSKSLSAYPDILMGKDPTAIATALSLSERSNSYFLGTQIHGHVIKLGLTNDLFSLNNLIKMYSKLGVLSYGLNLFAEMLERNIVSWTLIISGAIQNCEFDLGLEVYLDMVRSGFRPNEFTFGSVMKACTIVGAYEFGFCIHCFVLKIGMEQNNFVASSILNMYAKLGDIESSESVFERMDNLDVGCWNAMIGGYAQCGHGFEALKIVSSMQCMGVRMDQFTWVNAFKGCLIMGNLEYGKQLHGLIIRSEMLFSSSVANALMDLYFKNDKNDSALKVFNGMQNKDVISWNTVFGGFTLEGDAREIAILFYEFMLTGMKPSHITFIVLFRKCGELMNLNLGIQFFSLALRFGFFDDDNITSSAINMFSRCGAMEMARLVFDSILLRNIISWNELILGYNVASRYMEALKVFCNLWELGVKADECTFSSILEASCKCGNQQMGIEIHGAIVKSGFSSHGYVRSSLIKAYITFGLLDDSFEFLNGLDRLDLASWGVMISALVHQGHNYEAIRLFNSLIKTGEKPAEQIFGSILNSYADVAAYYQTKSVHSHVIKMAFDKDVFVSSALIDAYAKCGDIASSRMAFNQSFVSDDVIIYNTMIMAYANHGLIVEALEIFKKMKLANLQPSQATFVAVISACSHMGLVDQGCLLFESINLHYDMEPSPDNYGCLVDMLSRNGYLDVAKSIIEVMPFPPWPAIWRSLLSGCRIHGNREIGQWAAEKLLKMVPENDAAYVLLAKVYSEGGSWEDAAKVRRGMIRRGVSKDPGYSWIVI